A genome region from Dolichospermum compactum NIES-806 includes the following:
- a CDS encoding tetratricopeptide repeat protein — MNKNINFDVVNALHQQGLDHYHSGNYEKAVANFDAVLELYPDFSMAYINRGNIFHILGNYEKAIADYNQCIKINPNFAEAYHNLGNSYYALQEYENALSNYNFSLEINPKFGAAYYNRGLVYARIQGYHQAITNFNQALKIVPDDIQAYSERGLVYSNLGDYENAIQDYNQALQINPTLALVYGFRANAHHQLGNYENAVKDYNQALQINPHLATAYYGRGMVREAMQDFVNAVTDYTQAIEVSPEFAPAYCKRGDAHKLLGNIQMAIQDYNQALLIDTDFLAAYYHRGNSRYAVKDFAGAVSDFTEALRLNPQSAVFYSDRANARYALKEYQKAISDYTQAISINPSLAEDWFNRGRSRFLVGELNSALADLNQAIQLQPRYPLAYLVRADIHKHLGNQVHAIADFRKSADLYSQSGNTRYYQEITNLISRMSQS, encoded by the coding sequence ATGAATAAAAATATCAATTTTGATGTTGTTAATGCTTTGCACCAACAGGGTTTAGATCATTATCATAGTGGTAATTATGAAAAAGCAGTTGCTAATTTTGATGCAGTTTTAGAATTATACCCTGATTTCTCAATGGCTTATATTAATCGAGGTAATATTTTCCATATTTTAGGGAATTATGAAAAAGCGATTGCTGATTATAATCAATGTATAAAAATAAATCCTAATTTTGCGGAAGCCTATCATAATCTTGGTAATAGTTATTATGCTTTGCAAGAATATGAAAATGCGCTTTCTAATTATAATTTTTCTCTGGAGATTAATCCTAAATTTGGTGCAGCTTACTACAATCGCGGTTTAGTTTATGCTCGTATTCAAGGTTATCACCAAGCGATCACTAACTTTAATCAAGCATTAAAAATAGTTCCTGATGATATTCAAGCATACTCTGAACGAGGTTTAGTCTATAGCAACTTGGGAGATTATGAAAATGCTATTCAAGATTATAACCAAGCATTACAAATCAATCCCACATTAGCTTTAGTATATGGTTTTCGAGCTAATGCACATCATCAATTAGGAAATTATGAAAATGCAGTTAAAGATTATAACCAAGCATTACAAATCAATCCCCATTTAGCTACAGCGTATTATGGACGGGGAATGGTACGAGAGGCTATGCAAGACTTTGTTAATGCAGTTACAGATTATACTCAAGCTATAGAAGTGTCTCCAGAGTTTGCCCCGGCTTATTGTAAGCGAGGTGATGCTCATAAGTTGTTAGGTAATATACAAATGGCTATTCAAGACTATAATCAAGCCTTGCTAATAGATACAGATTTTTTAGCTGCTTATTATCATCGAGGTAATAGTCGTTATGCAGTTAAGGATTTTGCTGGTGCAGTTAGTGATTTCACAGAGGCTTTACGCTTAAATCCCCAGTCTGCTGTATTTTATAGCGATCGCGCCAATGCTCGTTATGCCCTGAAAGAATATCAAAAAGCCATATCAGATTATACTCAAGCTATCAGTATTAACCCCAGTTTAGCCGAAGATTGGTTTAATCGAGGTCGGAGTCGCTTTCTGGTCGGAGAATTAAATAGCGCATTAGCAGATTTAAACCAAGCGATACAATTACAGCCGCGTTATCCTTTAGCTTATTTAGTCAGAGCAGATATCCATAAACATTTGGGTAATCAAGTACATGCGATCGCCGATTTTCGTAAATCTGCTGATCTCTATTCTCAGTCAGGAAATACGCGGTATTATCAGGAGATTACCAATCTGATTTCTAGAATGTCTCAGTCTTGA
- the pyrE gene encoding orotate phosphoribosyltransferase, with protein MSYSAEVSSNPNIWATTTDLTTLRQKLLDLFCRLAYQEGDFVLSSGQQSSYYINGKQVTLDPQGALAMARLLLPMLPKDTQAVAGLTLGADPIVSAVSVVSVYENRPIPALIIRKEAKGHGTMAYIEGPSLPQGAKVVVLEDVVTTGQSALKAVERLQTAGYKVDRVISLIDRLQGGGELYESAGLQFEALFTIEDLQKHYREIN; from the coding sequence ATGTCTTATTCCGCCGAAGTTTCTAGCAACCCAAACATTTGGGCAACTACCACTGATTTAACCACTCTCCGTCAAAAGTTACTAGATTTATTTTGCCGACTTGCGTATCAAGAAGGTGATTTTGTTCTTTCCTCTGGACAACAGAGTTCTTACTATATTAATGGTAAACAAGTCACACTTGACCCCCAAGGTGCTTTGGCTATGGCGAGATTATTATTACCAATGTTACCTAAAGATACTCAAGCTGTGGCAGGTTTAACCTTGGGGGCTGATCCTATTGTATCAGCAGTTAGTGTAGTTTCCGTATACGAAAATAGACCGATACCAGCTTTAATTATTCGCAAAGAAGCCAAGGGACACGGAACAATGGCTTACATTGAGGGTCCCAGTTTACCCCAGGGGGCAAAAGTCGTGGTTTTGGAAGATGTGGTAACAACTGGACAATCTGCACTCAAGGCTGTAGAACGGCTACAGACTGCTGGTTATAAGGTAGATAGGGTAATTTCTCTCATAGATAGATTGCAGGGCGGTGGGGAGCTATATGAGTCGGCTGGGTTGCAATTTGAGGCTTTATTCACAATTGAGGATCTTCAAAAACACTATCGAGAAATTAACTGA
- the cydB gene encoding cytochrome d ubiquinol oxidase subunit II: protein MEALLRFLPQVWFVILGLFLFLYVLLDGFDLGVGILSLTSSDEKRRSLLMTSLGNVWDANETWLVLMAGALFGAFPLAYGTILTALYLPLMVMVVGLILRAVAFEFREHSDNKSFWNFAFGIGSFIASLFQGFALGGVLAGIKVDAAGHFIGGIWDWLSWQSLLTALTLVQGYVLIGSTYLILKTEGKLQETHFKTAKLAAWTTLIGAILITITTPIVYENARARLFHQPEVYIFALIPLLGMLLIWLLLKSLDKKEEIASFVYTALIFLLTFIGLGFIAFPFIIPPSITIYQAASSATSMVFMITFIGFLIPIMLFYNIYNYFVFRGKVVMSEEGD, encoded by the coding sequence ATGGAAGCTTTATTGCGCTTTTTACCACAAGTTTGGTTTGTAATTCTAGGGCTTTTTCTGTTCCTATATGTGCTTTTAGATGGCTTTGATTTAGGCGTTGGTATCCTCTCTTTGACTTCTTCTGATGAAAAACGCCGTAGCCTATTAATGACCAGTTTAGGTAATGTTTGGGATGCTAATGAAACTTGGTTAGTTTTAATGGCTGGGGCATTATTTGGGGCTTTTCCTTTGGCTTATGGGACAATTCTCACTGCCCTTTATTTACCTTTGATGGTAATGGTTGTAGGGTTAATTCTGCGGGCTGTTGCCTTTGAATTTCGGGAACATTCTGATAATAAAAGTTTCTGGAATTTTGCCTTTGGAATTGGCAGTTTCATTGCTTCCTTATTTCAAGGATTTGCCTTGGGTGGTGTATTAGCAGGAATCAAAGTTGATGCTGCTGGGCATTTTATTGGTGGAATATGGGATTGGTTAAGTTGGCAATCATTATTAACAGCCTTGACACTTGTACAAGGTTATGTATTGATTGGTTCAACTTACCTAATTCTCAAAACAGAAGGGAAATTACAGGAAACTCATTTTAAAACTGCTAAATTAGCAGCTTGGACAACTTTAATTGGCGCAATTTTAATTACTATTACTACGCCAATTGTTTATGAAAATGCTAGAGCTAGGCTATTTCATCAACCAGAGGTTTATATTTTTGCCCTGATTCCTTTATTGGGTATGCTGTTGATTTGGTTGCTACTCAAAAGCTTAGATAAAAAAGAAGAAATTGCTTCATTTGTTTACACAGCATTAATATTTCTGCTGACATTTATAGGTTTGGGATTTATTGCCTTTCCTTTCATTATTCCCCCATCTATTACCATTTATCAAGCTGCTTCTTCTGCCACTTCAATGGTCTTTATGATTACGTTCATTGGGTTTTTGATTCCCATTATGTTGTTTTACAACATCTACAACTACTTTGTCTTTCGGGGTAAGGTAGTCATGAGTGAAGAGGGGGATTGA
- a CDS encoding plasmid replication protein, CyRepA1 family, with translation MYLPSLHPQHLEELVKNSGINLDLILLNFKSLQGISAYEYLLISDQLPRTNTGMIKNAWLHRYNHVIEGGWWCSGIDPLNNWHSMEWGCFKPNQPRQNQKGKSIKYEHPPSTPTRIFCLRISLEIWQQIGQRYNLSLPENITINHDGEAEGFWSWVIKNKIAIVICEGVKKAAALLSQGYVAIAIPGINSGYRVIKDEFGKVTRRQLIPDLAPFTNTKRDFYICFDFETQAKKIAAVNNAISQLGYLFQQQNCPVKVVELPGKEKGVDEFIIAKGATAFDKTYRQSLDLDIYIAQTKPHTELTIPATLTINRPYLGNIAFPTSGLVGVKSAKGTGKTTALQSIFQQSKNNNQPVLLITHRIILGRFLCDKIGIKWGFEQEAWSIEADEVPVTYPLAITPSLGLCIDSIWKLKPEDWHGAILILDEVEQSLWHLLNSNTCKQKRVKILRIFQQLVSTILTTGGLIIAQDADLSDVSLEYLQTLSGIKLTPWVVVNEWKPAKGWDTTFYDSPNPTPLIHQLELDLIAGRRCYVTTDSRSGRYSCETIERYLRERLQKLRREFPETLVVSSHTTNTPGHAAVNLIAAINQKITDYDTVFVTPSLGTGISIDVQHFDRVYGIFQGVIPDSEARQALARVRDNVPRVIWCAKRGIGLIGSGSTNYRLLSHWYQENQKENLALLSPLHKIDVDLPLVYDPIHLRTWAKLSARVNASIRLYRQSMQDGLIADGHYIQMRSNEVQNNILRDLRLAFFATEPSDLENRQRLIVEIVKVQKDWAQSRQKAKEIKRKIKDIKQQNQLAAANSVATAKDIDYVEYEHLLTKHSLSNAERHQVNKYILRQRYGIVVTPQLKLQDEKGYYGQLLIHYYLTHESEYFHIKDQQEWSQQLLWGEGKVFLPDLRTYTLKVEAMRALGIMQFLEIERVFNENDPDLIWLKNAAGQSSRHIKRALGIDLVRGKESVSGIKLLNRLLSLLGLKLQQVNDGYTINLETLNDGRDKIFAVWQHRDDLMLTSLQNMEREMVDLSGKSQYETVLIS, from the coding sequence ATGTATCTGCCTTCTTTACATCCACAACACCTTGAAGAATTAGTCAAGAACAGTGGTATAAACTTAGACTTAATTCTTTTAAACTTTAAATCGCTTCAAGGCATCAGCGCTTATGAATATTTGCTGATTTCAGACCAACTCCCGCGTACCAATACAGGCATGATTAAAAACGCTTGGTTACATCGTTATAATCATGTGATAGAGGGTGGTTGGTGGTGTTCTGGAATAGATCCCCTAAACAACTGGCATAGTATGGAATGGGGATGTTTTAAGCCCAACCAACCGCGACAAAATCAAAAAGGTAAATCAATCAAATACGAACATCCTCCCAGCACACCCACACGCATATTTTGTTTACGCATATCCTTAGAGATTTGGCAACAAATTGGACAACGTTACAACTTAAGTTTACCGGAAAATATCACCATTAATCATGATGGTGAAGCTGAAGGTTTTTGGTCATGGGTAATTAAAAATAAAATAGCTATTGTTATTTGTGAAGGTGTGAAAAAAGCCGCAGCCCTTTTAAGTCAGGGATATGTTGCGATTGCGATTCCTGGTATTAATAGCGGTTATCGGGTCATTAAAGATGAATTTGGCAAAGTTACCCGGCGGCAATTAATCCCTGATTTAGCCCCATTTACAAATACAAAACGCGATTTTTATATTTGTTTTGATTTTGAAACCCAAGCCAAAAAAATTGCCGCTGTCAATAATGCTATTTCCCAACTCGGTTATTTATTTCAACAACAAAACTGCCCTGTTAAAGTTGTCGAACTTCCAGGAAAAGAAAAAGGAGTTGATGAATTTATCATTGCCAAAGGTGCAACAGCCTTTGATAAAACTTATCGTCAAAGTCTAGATTTAGATATTTATATTGCCCAAACTAAACCTCACACAGAGTTAACAATTCCGGCAACACTGACTATTAACCGTCCTTATTTGGGAAATATTGCCTTTCCTACCTCTGGTTTAGTGGGAGTTAAATCAGCAAAAGGTACAGGTAAAACCACAGCCCTACAAAGCATTTTTCAACAATCAAAAAACAATAATCAACCAGTTTTGTTAATTACCCATAGAATCATCTTAGGACGGTTTTTATGTGATAAAATCGGCATTAAATGGGGTTTTGAACAGGAAGCATGGAGTATAGAAGCTGATGAAGTACCTGTTACTTATCCTTTAGCAATTACCCCCTCTTTAGGATTATGTATAGATTCAATTTGGAAATTAAAACCTGAAGATTGGCATGGTGCAATATTAATTTTAGACGAAGTTGAACAATCTTTATGGCATTTACTCAATAGCAATACCTGTAAACAAAAACGAGTTAAAATTCTCCGCATTTTTCAACAACTAGTTTCTACAATTCTCACAACTGGAGGATTAATCATTGCCCAAGATGCTGATTTATCAGATGTATCTTTAGAATATTTACAGACTTTATCAGGAATTAAATTAACACCTTGGGTAGTTGTTAATGAATGGAAACCAGCAAAAGGTTGGGATACCACTTTTTATGATTCACCCAATCCTACACCCTTAATTCATCAATTGGAATTAGATTTAATTGCTGGGCGAAGATGTTATGTAACTACCGATAGTCGTTCTGGACGTTACAGTTGTGAAACCATTGAACGTTATTTAAGAGAACGTTTACAAAAGCTCAGAAGAGAATTTCCTGAAACCTTGGTAGTTAGCAGTCATACTACAAATACACCTGGCCATGCAGCCGTTAATTTAATAGCAGCAATAAATCAAAAAATTACTGATTATGACACTGTTTTTGTTACCCCTAGTTTGGGAACAGGAATTAGTATTGATGTCCAACATTTTGACCGAGTTTATGGTATTTTTCAAGGGGTAATTCCTGACTCAGAAGCCCGTCAAGCTTTAGCAAGAGTGAGGGATAATGTCCCCCGTGTAATTTGGTGTGCTAAACGCGGTATTGGCTTAATTGGTAGCGGTAGTACAAATTATCGGTTACTATCTCATTGGTATCAAGAAAATCAAAAAGAAAATTTGGCTTTATTAAGTCCTTTACACAAAATAGATGTAGATTTACCTTTAGTTTATGATCCCATTCATTTACGCACTTGGGCAAAATTATCTGCTAGGGTAAATGCCTCTATTCGTCTTTATCGGCAATCTATGCAAGATGGATTGATAGCTGATGGTCATTATATTCAAATGCGAAGTAATGAAGTACAAAACAATATTCTCCGTGATTTACGTTTAGCCTTTTTCGCCACTGAACCTAGTGATTTAGAAAATCGTCAACGGTTAATTGTCGAAATTGTGAAAGTGCAAAAAGATTGGGCGCAAAGTCGTCAAAAAGCTAAAGAAATTAAACGCAAAATCAAGGACATTAAGCAGCAGAATCAATTAGCAGCAGCCAATTCTGTAGCTACAGCCAAAGATATTGACTATGTAGAATATGAACATCTATTAACCAAGCATTCTCTCAGCAATGCAGAACGTCATCAAGTTAATAAATATATTCTCAGACAAAGGTATGGAATTGTAGTTACTCCTCAACTTAAATTACAAGATGAAAAAGGATATTATGGGCAATTGTTAATTCATTATTATCTAACTCATGAAAGTGAATATTTTCATATTAAAGATCAACAAGAATGGAGTCAGCAGTTATTGTGGGGTGAGGGTAAGGTTTTTCTCCCAGATTTAAGAACTTATACTCTCAAAGTAGAAGCTATGCGGGCTTTGGGAATAATGCAGTTTTTGGAAATAGAAAGGGTATTTAATGAAAATGATCCTGACTTGATTTGGCTAAAAAATGCGGCTGGACAAAGTAGTAGACACATTAAACGGGCTTTAGGAATTGATTTAGTTAGAGGTAAAGAATCTGTTTCGGGTATTAAGTTATTAAACAGACTTTTAAGTTTGTTAGGTTTAAAGTTGCAACAAGTTAATGATGGTTATACAATTAATTTGGAAACTCTCAATGATGGTAGAGATAAAATATTTGCAGTTTGGCAACACCGTGATGATTTGATGTTAACTTCTTTACAGAATATGGAACGAGAAATGGTGGATTTATCTGGAAAGTCTCAGTATGAAACTGTACTGATAAGTTAA